A stretch of Lactiplantibacillus brownii DNA encodes these proteins:
- the thiI gene encoding tRNA uracil 4-sulfurtransferase ThiI: MQYTEIMVRYGELSTKGKNKRNFIDSLGRNVRKALHDFPELKVHADRDRMHIALNGEDATKVMGRLKLVFGIQNFSPSIRVPQDMAAVYQTAIEMVQAQFEPGMTFKVNTRRSDHTFEYDTNAINDMLGGQILDHVDGIQVKMKQPDIVIRVEVRPNGIFLSSETIQGAGGLPVGTAGKGMLMLSGGIDSPVAGYLGMKRGVDMEMVHFFSPPYTSEQALAKAKQLASTLASYSGSVKFIQIPFTEIQEEIKEKVPEGYLMTVQRRLMMRLMDAVTRQRHGKAIFNGESLGQVASQTMDSMIAINDVTALPVLRPVISMDKTEIIKIAEEIDTYNLSIMPFEDCCTIFAPPAPKTHPKLDRSRAYEERIDVEGLMQRAMDGIKITEIKPGENYMNTQEEVFAELL, from the coding sequence ATGCAATACACTGAAATAATGGTGCGTTACGGCGAACTCTCAACTAAGGGTAAAAACAAACGTAATTTTATCGATAGTTTAGGGCGTAACGTCCGCAAAGCGCTGCACGATTTTCCGGAACTCAAAGTTCATGCGGATCGTGACCGGATGCACATCGCCTTAAACGGTGAAGATGCCACCAAGGTCATGGGACGGCTAAAATTGGTTTTCGGAATTCAAAACTTCTCACCAAGTATCCGGGTGCCACAGGATATGGCCGCAGTTTATCAGACGGCGATTGAAATGGTTCAAGCACAATTTGAACCGGGGATGACGTTTAAAGTAAATACGCGTCGTTCTGATCATACTTTTGAATACGATACGAATGCCATCAATGATATGTTAGGTGGTCAGATTTTGGACCACGTTGACGGCATCCAAGTTAAAATGAAGCAACCAGATATTGTGATCCGTGTCGAAGTTCGTCCAAACGGGATTTTCTTATCATCCGAGACAATCCAAGGCGCTGGCGGATTACCCGTTGGTACCGCTGGTAAAGGGATGTTGATGTTATCTGGTGGGATTGACTCGCCCGTTGCGGGTTATCTTGGCATGAAGCGTGGCGTTGACATGGAAATGGTTCATTTCTTCAGTCCGCCATATACTAGTGAACAGGCCCTCGCCAAGGCGAAACAATTAGCCTCGACTTTAGCGAGCTATTCTGGAAGTGTTAAATTCATTCAGATTCCTTTCACCGAGATTCAAGAAGAAATCAAAGAAAAGGTGCCAGAAGGCTATTTGATGACGGTACAACGCCGTTTGATGATGCGCTTGATGGATGCTGTGACCCGCCAACGTCATGGTAAAGCCATTTTTAACGGTGAATCTTTAGGACAAGTTGCGTCACAAACGATGGATAGTATGATTGCCATTAATGACGTCACTGCTTTGCCAGTTTTACGGCCGGTGATCTCAATGGATAAAACCGAGATTATCAAGATTGCTGAAGAGATTGACACCTACAACTTGTCAATCATGCCATTCGAAGATTGTTGTACAATTTTCGCGCCGCCAGCACCTAAAACACATCCAAAACTCGATCGTTCTCGTGCTTACGAAGAACGAATCGACGTGGAAGGATTAATGCAACGTGCCATGGACGGGATTAAGATTACTGAAATCAAGCCCGGCGAGAATTATATGAACACTCAAGAAGAAGTCTTTGCAGAACTATTGTAA
- a CDS encoding cysteine desulfurase family protein has product MIYFDNSATTKVAPSVLETYTKVSQQVWGNPSSLHNFGETAFHLLEQSRQQIADLIGAKPNEIFFTSGGTEGDNWVVKGTAMEKRTFGKHLITTAVEHPAIHNSMEQLKELGFDVTYLPVDKEGRISIADLKAAIRPDTILVSVMAVNNEIGTIQPLTEVAEVLKAYPKIHFHIDAVQGIGKGIQDMIMNDRVDFVTFSGHKFHAPRGIGFIYARQGRKLAPLMTGGGQENNWRSGTENLPAIAGMAKALRLLLTDETEKVARERAIKQRVYDHIKTFPKVTIFSQPTTGFAPHILCFTINGVRGETIVHAFEDQGIYLSTTSACSSKKHLASSTLMAMHTPEAVATSAIRISLDEHNTLAEADEFNQVFDKLYKRFSKINADA; this is encoded by the coding sequence ATGATTTATTTTGACAATAGTGCGACAACTAAAGTTGCACCATCAGTACTTGAGACCTACACAAAAGTCTCACAACAAGTTTGGGGCAACCCATCTAGTTTGCATAATTTTGGTGAGACGGCGTTCCATTTATTGGAACAATCACGCCAACAAATTGCGGATTTAATTGGTGCGAAACCTAATGAAATCTTTTTTACTTCTGGCGGTACGGAAGGCGACAATTGGGTCGTCAAAGGGACAGCCATGGAAAAACGGACATTTGGGAAACATCTGATTACAACGGCTGTTGAACATCCAGCTATTCATAATTCAATGGAACAACTCAAAGAGCTCGGCTTTGACGTGACTTACTTACCCGTTGATAAAGAAGGCCGGATTTCAATCGCTGATTTGAAAGCCGCGATTCGGCCAGACACCATTTTGGTTTCGGTCATGGCGGTCAACAATGAAATTGGCACGATTCAACCATTGACAGAAGTGGCCGAGGTATTGAAGGCTTATCCGAAAATTCACTTCCACATTGATGCTGTTCAAGGGATCGGTAAGGGCATCCAAGACATGATCATGAATGATCGGGTGGATTTTGTGACCTTCTCCGGGCACAAATTCCATGCGCCACGCGGTATTGGCTTCATTTACGCGCGCCAAGGTCGAAAATTAGCCCCATTAATGACCGGTGGTGGTCAAGAAAACAACTGGCGTTCTGGGACTGAAAACTTACCAGCAATCGCTGGTATGGCGAAAGCCTTACGATTGTTATTGACTGATGAGACTGAAAAGGTCGCTCGTGAACGCGCAATCAAGCAACGCGTTTATGATCACATTAAAACTTTTCCAAAAGTCACGATTTTTAGTCAGCCGACGACTGGTTTTGCGCCACATATCTTGTGTTTTACGATCAATGGGGTTCGTGGTGAGACCATCGTCCATGCGTTTGAAGATCAGGGCATTTATCTCTCAACGACGAGTGCTTGTTCTTCCAAGAAGCATCTGGCTTCCAGCACATTAATGGCGATGCATACCCCTGAAGCAGTCGCCACGAGTGCCATTCGAATTAGTTTGGATGAACACAACACTTTGGCCGAAGCTGACGAGTTTAATCAAGTTTTTGATAAGTTATATAAACGATTTTCTAAAATAAATGCTGACGCTTAA
- the ezrA gene encoding septation ring formation regulator EzrA produces the protein MQVAIGIVVVALVIYAAIKGFQLYIDKQVRQLTTRQQALVEQTQATDFEKIEGLGLTGGSLAKLETLQHDGQALREERLPAISERLTQITAAAHSIKFMDANQNIKKVTASLTVIETKIGSINEGLQALDDADQAHRKAVASLEKKYQDLRKTLLSQNFSFGPSIDRLEDRLANLESDFDKFSQLAKAGDHDAAEQVLDQLRHDTSALEMDIDRIPPIYKDLVSGFPDQLKELETGYRQLIDQHFHFEVAKIEPEIQALTKAIADNTKLLGALKVSDAEAGNHAIEKRIDHLYDVMQVEIDAKAVVDQKQDEISQFLTHATNQNQRLQVELDRLAQSYTLNDHEVERTRELGEQLKNIQDVYQADTTALTTHQAIFSQIANHYAEQDKQLKGIEEEQVTINDGVAGLAAEESKAHDTLQRFDFEIHAIKRQVENLNLPGLPKDYLDYFMVVTKEIERLDHDINKLVINMDDITKQLIVIQSDMATLKEKTNDLIDSAVLSEQLLQYANRYKTNHEDVQAASVEAQRLFNEEHDYAHSLEVIATAIDKIDAGAYKRIEDSYYAQKQTEPE, from the coding sequence ATGCAAGTAGCAATCGGTATTGTGGTTGTCGCGCTTGTGATTTACGCTGCGATCAAAGGCTTTCAACTGTACATAGATAAACAAGTTCGACAGTTAACGACGCGGCAGCAAGCGTTAGTTGAACAGACTCAGGCGACTGACTTTGAAAAAATCGAAGGTCTTGGATTGACCGGCGGATCATTGGCGAAACTAGAAACATTGCAACATGATGGACAGGCTTTGCGTGAAGAACGCTTGCCAGCCATTAGTGAGCGCCTCACACAAATTACCGCCGCCGCCCACAGTATTAAATTTATGGACGCTAACCAAAATATTAAAAAAGTCACCGCCTCATTGACCGTGATTGAAACGAAAATTGGGTCAATAAACGAAGGCTTACAAGCATTAGATGATGCCGATCAAGCTCACCGCAAAGCCGTTGCGAGTTTGGAAAAGAAATATCAGGATCTACGGAAAACTTTGTTATCGCAAAACTTTTCCTTTGGACCAAGCATTGACCGGTTGGAAGACCGGCTGGCGAACTTAGAAAGTGACTTTGACAAATTTTCTCAATTGGCGAAGGCTGGCGATCACGATGCTGCCGAACAAGTCTTGGACCAATTGCGGCACGATACGAGTGCTTTAGAAATGGATATCGACCGTATTCCACCGATTTACAAGGACTTAGTGAGTGGTTTTCCGGATCAATTAAAGGAACTTGAAACGGGTTATCGGCAATTGATCGATCAACATTTTCACTTTGAAGTGGCTAAAATCGAACCTGAAATTCAAGCCTTGACCAAAGCAATTGCCGACAACACCAAGTTGTTAGGGGCGTTAAAGGTCTCGGATGCTGAAGCTGGTAACCATGCCATTGAAAAGCGAATCGATCATTTGTATGACGTCATGCAAGTTGAGATTGATGCTAAAGCAGTTGTTGATCAAAAACAAGACGAAATCAGCCAGTTTTTAACGCATGCGACGAACCAAAATCAACGTTTACAAGTTGAGTTAGATCGATTAGCACAGAGCTATACGTTGAACGATCATGAAGTTGAACGGACACGTGAACTTGGCGAACAGCTGAAAAATATTCAGGATGTTTATCAGGCGGACACGACTGCACTGACGACGCATCAAGCCATCTTTAGTCAAATCGCTAACCACTATGCAGAACAAGATAAACAATTAAAAGGTATCGAAGAAGAACAAGTCACGATTAATGATGGTGTTGCCGGCCTAGCTGCAGAAGAGTCTAAGGCACATGACACGTTGCAACGATTTGATTTTGAAATCCATGCCATCAAGCGGCAAGTGGAGAACTTAAACTTGCCTGGCTTGCCAAAAGATTACTTGGATTATTTCATGGTTGTGACTAAGGAAATTGAACGTTTAGATCATGATATCAATAAGTTAGTGATTAATATGGATGATATCACGAAGCAACTGATCGTCATTCAGTCCGATATGGCAACACTTAAAGAAAAAACCAATGATTTAATTGATTCGGCCGTCTTGTCAGAACAGCTGTTGCAATACGCGAACCGTTACAAGACGAATCATGAAGACGTGCAGGCTGCCAGTGTGGAAGCCCAGCGACTATTTAATGAAGAACATGACTACGCACATAGCTTGGAAGTGATTGCGACGGCCATTGATAAGATCGATGCCGGTGCATACAAGCGGATTGAAGATAGTTATTACGCGCAAAAGCAAACAGAACCTGAATAG
- a CDS encoding GAF domain-containing protein: MSETQTSLMNQQLDALLYNETNLVANLANASALINDTYTDLNWAGFYLYDSATDSLDLGPFQGKVACMHIKVGAGVVGTAFKDQQIHRVANVHDFPGHIACDSASNSEIVVPLTKNGHQIGVMDIDSPSLDRFTTENELELAEFAKILVQHID; encoded by the coding sequence ATGTCAGAGACACAAACTTCACTCATGAACCAACAATTAGACGCCTTACTTTATAACGAAACCAATTTGGTGGCTAATCTAGCCAACGCCAGTGCATTAATTAATGATACATACACAGACCTCAATTGGGCTGGGTTTTATTTATACGATTCCGCGACCGATAGCCTCGATTTGGGACCATTTCAAGGTAAGGTCGCTTGCATGCATATCAAAGTTGGCGCCGGTGTTGTTGGGACGGCTTTTAAGGATCAACAGATCCATCGCGTGGCAAATGTCCATGATTTTCCCGGACACATCGCTTGCGATAGTGCCAGCAACTCTGAAATCGTCGTGCCGTTAACTAAAAATGGACATCAAATTGGCGTCATGGATATTGATTCCCCTTCCCTCGACCGTTTTACCACTGAAAATGAACTCGAGTTGGCCGAATTTGCGAAGATTCTCGTACAACACATTGACTAA